The nucleotide sequence GCTGGTGCTGAAATAACAACTTTCTTTGCTCCTGCTTCTAAATGCTTTGCAGCGTCTTCCCGTTTTGTAAAACGACCAGTTGATTCAATAACCACTTCTACGCCAAGCTCTCCCCAAGGAAGAAGGGCAGGATCACGCTCAGCGATTACTTTTACTTTTTTGCCGCCAACAACAATATATTCTCCCTCTACGGCGATATCTTCTTCTAATGTGCCGTGTACGGTATCATATTTCAAAAGGTGGGCGAGCATCTCTGCATCTGTTAAATCATTCACCGCTACCACTTCTATAGAAGGATTTTTCAACGCCGCACGAAAAACGACACGTCCAATACGTCCAAATCCATTAATACCAACTTTTACTGTCATATAAATCGCTCCCTCTTCAAGTTATTAAAAATTTTATAGTGAACAGCCTTTGAACATATATCAGCTGTTTATTTGACTCCAACAAAATTAGTGTTCAGCTAATAGCTGCTCAGCTGCCGCTTCATCTGTGATGAGCACTGTAATCTTCGGTGCTCCACGCAGATAAGAACGGATGGCTTTTCCTTTTGATGTTCCGCCAGCGACTGCAATCACATCATGGGCGGAGGCAAGATCATCGAGCTGCAAACCAATTGTTGACACTCTATGAACAATCTCTCCCTCTTCATTAAAGTAATAACCGAACGCTTCGGCAGTTGCCTTTCCGTCTTTAACTTTCTGAAATTCCTCTTCAGGGGTGTTTCGGCGCTTCGCCATCGTAATTGCCTCACCGATTCCATGCAAGACGAGAGTAGAAGACTTAATAAGCTCAAGCACTTCCTTAATAGTTGGTTCTTTTAAGATCGACTCATGGGTTTCCCGGCTAATTTGATCAGGCGCGTACAACAATTTATGTTTGCTGCCTGTGTTCGCTGCCATTTTTGCTACGATGGAGTTTGCCTGATTTAAGAGATCTTCACCAAGTCCCCCTCTTGCTGGTACAAAAACCACGTCCTTTTGGCCAGCAAAATCTGCTGTCATTGCCTCAGCTGCTTCGAGCGTTGTTGTTCCCCCTGTTACTGCGATGATATTATTTGCCAGTAGACGCTGTTTTATACTATTTGCACATGCTTTTCCAAGCTCTTTTTTTACCCAGGAGGATTGATCGCTGTCTCCATGAACAATGATTACTTCATCCAGCCCGAACTGCTTTTTCAGCTTCTCTTCCATCGTATGTATACCCTTTATACTGCCCATCAACTCCTGTAATTCTTCAAGAACAGACATACCTTCTTCTGTTAGAACCATGCCGGTTGTGCGGTAGTCAATTAAGCGCTGTGCTTTTAAAAAATCCACCTCTGCTCTAAGTGTTCGCTCTGTAAATCCGAGCGATTGCGCTAACAATCTTCTGCCAACTGGCTGTGACAAGCGGATCGACTGCAAGATTTCATATCTTTTTTGTAAAACATCAAGCAAATCAGGCACAATTTTTTTTTGAATATCAATAATTGTTTGCATCTGAAACCCCTCGTTTGAAACAGGGACATTTTTTGTCCCTTTCATTAAAATTGTGTCCCACCTAGGATAAAAAAATAAATCCCTGTTACACCAAACATTCTAACAGGGAAGGTACTGAAAAGCAATTGATATGAATTTTCTTTAATGAATAATCTAGGAATCAAGCTTAAGTCTAATGGTAGGATAGTCTACATCCCCAAATTGCACAATTTCTCCATCTAATTCAATAACCGGAATCATTAAACCATACTTTTCAGTTAACTCATCACTTTCATCAATGTTAATTTCACGAACATGAAACGGCGTTTCTTCCCGTACCAGTTCCAACGTACGCTTCGCTTCTTCGCAGAGCCGGCATTGGGGCCGCGTATAAAAACAAACTTCTTTCATCCGTTTTATTCCTCTATTCTCAGTCGTATCTTTTTCTTTTTGATGAAGAAGGAATAAAGAGCTGATCCCGATACTTTGCAACCGTTCTTCGTGATACTTTCCATCCTTCTTCTTTTAGAAGATTACTAATTTCTTGATCGGAAAGCGGCTTTTTCTTATCTTCGCCGTTAACAAGCTCAGTAATCTTTGATTTTACCTGTGCAGCTGAAGCTGTTTCTTCTGTCCCGCCGGACAAGCCTGCTGGGAAAAATGTTTTTAATTCGTATGTGCCGTAGGGAGTCTGCATATATTTCCCCCGAACAGCCCGGCTGACAGTTGATTCATGAATCTCAAGCTCATCAGCAATTTCCTTCATTGTGAGCGGCTGCAAGCGGCTAGGCCCATAGAAGAAAAAATCTTTTTGCTTTTCGACAATCTTTAGGCCGACACGCTGAATCGTTCTTTTGCGCTGCTCTAGACTTTTTAAGAGCCAAAGATAATCTTTCTGCTTATCTTTCATAAATTCCTTTAACTGCTCATCTTTATGGCTTGCCAGCTCGTCAAAATAATCTTTCTGAAACACAATTTTCGGCATTTCATCTTCCAGCAAATGTACTTCAATAGAATCGTTTTTGAGCGCAACCGTTAAATCGGGACGGACATAGGTTGGCTGTTCATAGTGAAAACGAGAGCCAGGCTTTGGATTGAGCTTTTGAATAAAATCAGCAGCCTCTTGAATCTCCTTCACGTCAACGCTCAGCTTTTTGGCAACAAGACGCCAATTTTTCTCAGCAAATTCAACAAAGTAATCTTTAATAATAGCTGGGACAAGCGGTGGCACATCTTTCATGCGTTCGAGTTGCAAAAGCAAACAATCTTGTAAATTCGCCGCTCCAACACCCGCAGGTTCCAAATCGCGAATTAACTCCCATACCTCTGCCACCGCCTCTTCGTGACAGCGACACATTTGTGTAGCCTCTTCAACTGTAATCGACATATAGCCGTTTTCATCCATATTATATAATAAAAAATCAAGTATGCGCCTTTGATCCGCAGTCATCGGCACGATCGAAAGCTGCATTCTTAAATAGTCTGTAAGTGTCTGGGAGTGATCAGCTAAATGCTCCACCCAGTTTTTGTCTTCTTTCTTTTCTAGTCTCCCTTTGCGCGTTCCTGCCTTCTCTTTCGGCTGAAGCGCTTTCATTTCGGATACTTCTAATTGAATAAATGGATTCTCCATTGTTTTCGCTTCTAAAAATTCGGTTAACTCCTGGGCAGAGTATTGCAGCAAAGCAATTGCTTGTGTTAATTCCTGAGTCATCGCGAGTTTCATCGTTTGCTGCTGCCAAAGTCCGGGCTTTAAATGCATACTCAAGTTCCTCTCCCCCTTCCTACTCTATTATACAACAGGATCAAAATTTGAGAATGAAAATTTAGAATTTTTCACTCACTGCGTTACATAAAACGGGGAAGTCACAGCAAAATAAATTAAACGATCCGCGTCAGAGTAAGGTTTTCAGCAACCAACTAAGGAAATCAAGCCGCAAAGAAAAAGTTCTAAAATAAAGAGTAGAAAACCTTTATTTTGTTAGTTCTATAACATAAATGGATATTATATACTTTTTAATGGGTTTACATAAAAAGTTAGATAATGAGCAGCCCATCTATAGTTCCTTGCTCGCTATTTAGCCTTTTGATCAAACAGCTAGCTTATCGCTTGTTTGACTTCCTTTTTTATGACGGTCCTTTCATAACTGATCGTTGTTGATGGCTAGAGAACTATGCATCACTATTTGACCTAATAAAAAAACCCCACAGCCTCATGGCACTAAGCCAGGAAAACCGTGGAGCTTTGCTTGCTGTACGCCCTCGGCAGGAATCGAACCCACATCTTAAGAACCGGAATCTCACGTGCTATCCGTTGCACCACGAGGGCTTAATCAGTACACTACAAAATTATAGCGGAAACCTTTAGCAAAAGCAATCATTATTTGAAAGTTTTCTCACAAATAAGTTCTGTTGCTTTTCTTACAGGTTTAGCAGGAATTCAAGTGGGTATAATAGAAATCTATGAAGAAGAATCATTTTCCAAATAAGCCATATTATTTGACCTTAATTGACCATCAATGTATGATACTACTACATAAGAATTTCTAACTATTTCATTTTTCAAGGAGGAAAGAAAATGAATTTAATCCCTACAGTTATTGAACAGACGAATCGCGGAGAGCGTGCTTATGACATCTATTCACGCTTATTGAAAGACCGCATCATTATGCTTGGCAGTGGAATTGATGACAATGTAGCCAATTCTATCGTATCTCAGCTCTTGTTCCTTGAGGCAGAGAATCCAGAAAAAGACATCTCCATTTATATTAATAGCCCAGGCGGAAGCATCACTGCCGGCATGGCTATCTATGATACCATCCAGTTTATTAAGCCGGATGTTCAAACGATTTGTATCGGCATGGCAGCATCTATGGGAGCTTTCCTGCTGGCAGCTGGAGCAAAAGGCAAACGCTATGCTCTTCCAAACAGCGAAGTCATGATTCACCAGCCTCTTGGTGGAGCACAAGGACAGGCAACTGAAATCGAAATTGCTGCTAAACGCATTCTCTTCTTGCGTGATAAATTAAATCAAATTCTAGCCGATCGCACTGGACAGCCGCTTGAAGTGATTGCCAGAGACACAGACCGCGATAACTTTATGACTGCTGAACGCGCACTTGAGTATGGTTTGATTGATAAAATTTTGACACGCAACGAACTTCCTAACAAGTAAAATAAAAAAGGCTGCTCTAAAAACCAGCAACCCGCTGGCTTTGGAGCAGCCCTTTTGCTTTCTACATGGATATAAAGTCATCGGTTGAAGAAATATGATGTCAAAGTATTTATGTAGTGGCCACCGGGCTTTGCACATCTGTAAAACGCTTCTGCACATCGCCCGCTATTTTTAGTAGTTCCCTTCTTTTTCAACGAACTCAACAAGGGCTGCCATTGCTTCTTCTTCATCACGGCCGTCAATAGACAATGTCACCGTGCAACCGCGATTAATCGCTAAGCTCATAATTCCCATAATACTCTTAGCATTGACTTTCTTTCCTTCCTTTTCAAGATGAATTTCCGAAGAAAAGCGATTTGCCTCCTGAACAAATAATGCAGCTGGCCGTGCTTGCAGTCCTGTTTTCAATTGAACTTCTGTTGTTTTTTCAATCATAACTATCTCCTCTTTCAATTATTTATTAATTGGTTCATTTGCTCGTAGTTTTTCAGCGATTTCATCAATCTTGCGCAACCGATGATTGATGCCCGATTTACTGATTGCCGTGCCTGATACCATTTCACCAAGCTCTTTGAGAGTGACATCTTGGTGGGCTACACGCAATTCAGCAATTTCACGCAATTTGTCTGGCAATACATCCAAACCGACAGATGATTCAATAAAACGGATGTTTTCTACTTGGCGCAAAGCCGCACCGATCGTTTTATTTAAATTAGCCGTTTCGCAGTTCACAAGACGGTTAACGGAATTGCGCATGTCTCTCACAATGCGGACATCCTCAAAGCGCAACAATGCACTGTGAGCCCCTACAATATTAAGAAATTCGGTGATTTTTTCTGCTTCTTTTAAATAGGTGATAAATCCTTTTTTACGCTCGAGCGTTTTACTGTTTAAGTCAAAGCTATTCATCAGCTCGCACAAAGCATCATTATGCTCTTTGTAAAGCGAAAATATCTCTAAATGATAAGAAGATGTTTCAGGATTATTTACAGATCCTCCTGCCAAAAACGCACCGCGTAAATACGAGCGACGACAGCATTTTTTTCAATTAAGGACGAAGATATATTGTGCACAAAAGAAAATGAATTTTCAATAATCGCTAAATCCTCAAGAATATCACGCGCTCTTTCTTTTAAGCGAACGATATATATATTATTTTTTTTCAGTCTCATTTTCTTTCGTACGAGCAATTCTACTTCTACTTCATAGTTTTTCTTTAACAGTACATAAATTCTCCTGGCAATCGCTGCGTTTTCTGTCTGAATATTGACGACAAGGAGACGATTGGAGAAAGAGAGCGATCCATTCATGCGGATGAGCGCTGAAAGCTCGGCTCTAGCACAGCAATCCTTTACCTCCAGCGTCGTTAGCTCTTTCTTTGTTTCAGAAGCAAATGACAACTACGCCACCTTCTTCCATTTATTTTTATCCTCAATGAGCCGAAAAAGAATCTCAGAAACCTTATTTGTATCATGGCGAACCACGCCACCTTCACGAATCGCAATTTCATCAAAAATAACATTTAGGCCCAATGATTTTAATAAATCAACATCATAAAAGACTGGCCTTGCTCTTTCCTCTTTATATTTTTCCTGGATGTATTCCGGGATCGGATCATTATTCACTAAAATGGTATCGATGAAGCGACAGCTCATATGATCATAAATGGCTTTTACATGGTCACTTGCTGTGAAGTCAAGCGTTTCGCCGGCCTGGGTCATCAAATTGCAGATATAGACTTTTTTGGCAGGTGACTGGCATACTTCCTCGCCAATTTGCGGAACAAGCAAATTAGGCAAAATACTCGTATACAAGCTGCCTGGCCCGACAATAATTAGATCAGCCTCTCTGATCGCTCGGATCGTTTCAGGCAAAGGTTGGATATCCTCCGGTGATAAAAACACCCGCTTAATCCGCTTGCCGGAATAAGGAATTTTCGATTCCCCGGATACCACTGTGCCGTCGTCCATTTCTGCATGAAGCACAACGCTTTGATTGGCTGCTGGCAACACCTTGCCACGAACATTTAACACTTTGCTCATTTCCTGCACCGCATGAACAAAATCACCAGTAATTGACGTTAACGCTGCAATCATCAAGTTGCCAAGCGAATGCCCCGATAATTCATTTTTCGTGCTAAAACGATGTTGAAACAATGTTTCTACAAGCGGTTCTACATCTGACAAAGCAGCTAACACATTGCGAATGTCCCCAGGAGGAGGGATATTCAGTTCATTCCTCAAACGTCCGGAGCTCCCCCCATCGTCAGCCACAGTGACAATCGCCGTTAAATCAACCGGATGCTTTTTTAGTCCGCGCAGAAGGACCGATAACCCGGTTCCGCCACCAATAATTACTACTTTCTTTTCTTGTTTTTGCCTCATGGCGCTTGAACCGTTCTTTTATTAATATCCCGGTGAGTAATCCGGGTTTGATAATCGCTGGCAAAGTAGTTTCCAATGTGTTCCGCTAAAGCGACCGAACGATGTTGGCCGCCGGTGCAGCCAATCGCAATAACGAGCTGTGACTTGCCTTCCATTTTATAATGAGGCAACATGAAAGAAAGTAGATCAATCACTTTCTCAAGAAATTTCTGTGTATCATTCCATTTCAATACATAGCTGGATACATCCTCTTCAAGCCCGGTGCGCGGTCTAAGATGGTCCACATAATGCGGATTAGGTAAAAAGCGGACATCAAATACGAGATCTGCATCAATAGGTAGACCATATTTAAAACCGAAAGACATCACATTCACAGTGAAAACTGACTTCTTATTAAGTGAGAACTCACTTAAAATTTTCTCGCGTAAATCCTTGGGCTTCATGGCAGACGTATTATAGATAATATGCGCTCGTCCTTTTAAATCCTCCAAAAGGGCGCGTTCCTGCTGAATACCGTCGAGAGGAAGACCAGTCGGTGACAGCGGATGAGAGCGCCGCGTTTCTTTGTATCGGCGAACAAGCACAGAATCCTCTGCTTCTAAAAATAATAATTTAGGGGTAACAGAAGACATCTCAGCCGCTTCATCTAAGGCTTGAAAAAGATAATCAAAAAATTCCCGGCCACGCATATCCATTACGACTGCTACTTTGTTCATTTGATTGCCTGAGTCCTTCATCAGCTCTAAAAACTTGGGCAGCAAGGTCGGCGGTAAATTATCTACACAGTAAAAACCAAGATCTTCAAAGCTTTGGATAGCCACTGTTTTTCCCGCTCCGGACATACCGGTAATAATAACCAGCTGCATTTCGCTTCCCGCTTTATTGCTCATTCTCATTCCCCTCTCTCTTTTAGCGGTTATGCCAGCAATTTGCTCTGTACATATCTCTTTTATTAATTTGGATCAAGCCGGTAGGAAAGCAGCTTAAAATCAGGCGTATATGTAAAAGCCCCATAAATCACCCCAGTGCCATGTACCATGTATTCTAAAATGTGGCGATCACCTTCCGCCATCGGCAGTTCTTTTATTTTTTCAACCGGGTGCCATTCCAGCTGGCCTTCTTCGCATTCTTTAATCGATACGCCATCACTTTCCTGAGCAAAAAATGTAAACATCATCCACTCAGAAACAATATCGTCACCATCTTTAATAATAAATGTGAAAATGCCTTTTACAGCTGGCCGGCGTAAATAAATACCCGTCTCTTCTCTATATTCACGAATGACAGCATCGCGGATCGACTCCCCTGGCTCCATTTTCCCACCCGGAGCGACCCACCAGTTGCGACGAGGCTTTTGCAGAAGCAGTACTTTATCATCTTTTAACAACAAGCAGTTTGTTACACGTTGCACATTTCTTCACCTCCGGGTAAGTCCGGCTTCCAACAGAAACCGGGTAATCCGTCTCTTCTCTCATTCTTATTATTATACTATGTTCACTCCATTGATCTCAATGATGGGTTCCGCTAAGAAAACGTTTCCGCTCTAAAAACAGAAGATAATATAGAAAAGCTAGCCTTTTCTTCATAACAGAACCTTCTATTAAGCCGAGAACCTAAAAAAAGAGGATGCTCCATACCGGCAATTCCAGCGGCTGCTTTCAGCCGCGGAAGTCAGTGCCGGTTATCGGAACAACC is from Bacillus sp. PK3_68 and encodes:
- a CDS encoding sugar-binding domain-containing protein, which translates into the protein MQTIIDIQKKIVPDLLDVLQKRYEILQSIRLSQPVGRRLLAQSLGFTERTLRAEVDFLKAQRLIDYRTTGMVLTEEGMSVLEELQELMGSIKGIHTMEEKLKKQFGLDEVIIVHGDSDQSSWVKKELGKACANSIKQRLLANNIIAVTGGTTTLEAAEAMTADFAGQKDVVFVPARGGLGEDLLNQANSIVAKMAANTGSKHKLLYAPDQISRETHESILKEPTIKEVLELIKSSTLVLHGIGEAITMAKRRNTPEEEFQKVKDGKATAEAFGYYFNEEGEIVHRVSTIGLQLDDLASAHDVIAVAGGTSKGKAIRSYLRGAPKITVLITDEAAAEQLLAEH
- the rpoN gene encoding RNA polymerase factor sigma-54; protein product: MHLKPGLWQQQTMKLAMTQELTQAIALLQYSAQELTEFLEAKTMENPFIQLEVSEMKALQPKEKAGTRKGRLEKKEDKNWVEHLADHSQTLTDYLRMQLSIVPMTADQRRILDFLLYNMDENGYMSITVEEATQMCRCHEEAVAEVWELIRDLEPAGVGAANLQDCLLLQLERMKDVPPLVPAIIKDYFVEFAEKNWRLVAKKLSVDVKEIQEAADFIQKLNPKPGSRFHYEQPTYVRPDLTVALKNDSIEVHLLEDEMPKIVFQKDYFDELASHKDEQLKEFMKDKQKDYLWLLKSLEQRKRTIQRVGLKIVEKQKDFFFYGPSRLQPLTMKEIADELEIHESTVSRAVRGKYMQTPYGTYELKTFFPAGLSGGTEETASAAQVKSKITELVNGEDKKKPLSDQEISNLLKEEGWKVSRRTVAKYRDQLFIPSSSKRKRYD
- the clpP gene encoding ATP-dependent Clp endopeptidase proteolytic subunit ClpP, with the translated sequence MNLIPTVIEQTNRGERAYDIYSRLLKDRIIMLGSGIDDNVANSIVSQLLFLEAENPEKDISIYINSPGGSITAGMAIYDTIQFIKPDVQTICIGMAASMGAFLLAAGAKGKRYALPNSEVMIHQPLGGAQGQATEIEIAAKRILFLRDKLNQILADRTGQPLEVIARDTDRDNFMTAERALEYGLIDKILTRNELPNK
- a CDS encoding glutaredoxin family protein — encoded protein: MKEVCFYTRPQCRLCEEAKRTLELVREETPFHVREINIDESDELTEKYGLMIPVIELDGEIVQFGDVDYPTIRLKLDS
- a CDS encoding YvcK family protein → MRQKQEKKVVIIGGGTGLSVLLRGLKKHPVDLTAIVTVADDGGSSGRLRNELNIPPPGDIRNVLAALSDVEPLVETLFQHRFSTKNELSGHSLGNLMIAALTSITGDFVHAVQEMSKVLNVRGKVLPAANQSVVLHAEMDDGTVVSGESKIPYSGKRIKRVFLSPEDIQPLPETIRAIREADLIIVGPGSLYTSILPNLLVPQIGEEVCQSPAKKVYICNLMTQAGETLDFTASDHVKAIYDHMSCRFIDTILVNNDPIPEYIQEKYKEERARPVFYDVDLLKSLGLNVIFDEIAIREGGVVRHDTNKVSEILFRLIEDKNKWKKVA
- a CDS encoding HPr family phosphocarrier protein is translated as MIEKTTEVQLKTGLQARPAALFVQEANRFSSEIHLEKEGKKVNAKSIMGIMSLAINRGCTVTLSIDGRDEEEAMAALVEFVEKEGNY
- a CDS encoding 8-oxo-dGTP diphosphatase — encoded protein: MQRVTNCLLLKDDKVLLLQKPRRNWWVAPGGKMEPGESIRDAVIREYREETGIYLRRPAVKGIFTFIIKDGDDIVSEWMMFTFFAQESDGVSIKECEEGQLEWHPVEKIKELPMAEGDRHILEYMVHGTGVIYGAFTYTPDFKLLSYRLDPN
- the rapZ gene encoding RNase adapter RapZ, translated to MSNKAGSEMQLVIITGMSGAGKTVAIQSFEDLGFYCVDNLPPTLLPKFLELMKDSGNQMNKVAVVMDMRGREFFDYLFQALDEAAEMSSVTPKLLFLEAEDSVLVRRYKETRRSHPLSPTGLPLDGIQQERALLEDLKGRAHIIYNTSAMKPKDLREKILSEFSLNKKSVFTVNVMSFGFKYGLPIDADLVFDVRFLPNPHYVDHLRPRTGLEEDVSSYVLKWNDTQKFLEKVIDLLSFMLPHYKMEGKSQLVIAIGCTGGQHRSVALAEHIGNYFASDYQTRITHRDINKRTVQAP